The proteins below come from a single Candidatus Binatia bacterium genomic window:
- a CDS encoding copper resistance protein CopC encodes MKRHRVTLVILILVAAVVPSEVRGHAFPVRSEPRVGWTIPASPATVRIWFDSEIEPEFSSLSVYNSANRRVDRTNARVDPSDGTLLQVDLPPLPPGAYRVYWKVLAKDTHVTEGDYSFIVGEKAP; translated from the coding sequence ATGAAACGACATCGGGTCACTCTGGTCATTCTGATTCTTGTCGCCGCCGTGGTTCCCTCGGAGGTCCGCGGCCACGCCTTTCCCGTGCGTTCCGAGCCCAGGGTGGGCTGGACAATTCCAGCATCTCCGGCGACCGTGCGAATCTGGTTCGATTCAGAGATCGAGCCCGAATTCAGCTCGCTCTCGGTTTACAACTCGGCTAATCGGCGAGTGGACCGAACCAACGCAAGAGTCGATCCCTCGGATGGAACACTGCTGCAAGTCGATCTACCGCCGCTACCACCCGGAGCTTACCGGGTTTACTGGAAAGTGCTGGCGAAGGATACGCATGTGACTGAAGGTGATTATTCTTTTATCGTCGGCGAAAAGGCGCCCTGA
- a CDS encoding CopD family protein — protein MVALEAVVSGTAYVILALFVGALAARSFVLPAGDDPLRRTLLTVAVFLLSAFLLLAVLSLAVQGAKLGGGNPPTLDILARYLFRTQSGKIWLLREIYGVFLMFLLFWLHKTSTQRAALWTFFISLPLVASRSLMSHAAAVKEDTLLAVSADAAHLIVTALWAGGLPVLLWALWRGTKQFHLPLSWAAQAVSRFSRLALISVAILVLTGAYQSWIHVQSWNALFGSPYGKVLLLKLSLFVLMAGLGAVNFFLTRPALANAAKEDPLLRRKALRRIGSESALGFFILSLTGLLTVLPPGAHSRHQASASAAKNVEPADGAEVKILSPKEGETFAGDQVPISFKLVRGKHGHHVHAYVDGELVGMFESQRGTLTGIPPGRHTLEVRVVADDHQTELNARDQVQFVVK, from the coding sequence ATGGTCGCGCTGGAAGCGGTTGTTTCCGGAACCGCCTATGTCATTCTGGCGCTTTTCGTCGGCGCGCTCGCGGCTAGAAGCTTCGTGTTGCCGGCGGGCGATGATCCACTGCGACGGACACTGCTCACGGTCGCAGTTTTTTTGCTGTCCGCCTTTCTTCTCCTCGCCGTTTTATCGCTTGCGGTTCAAGGCGCGAAGCTAGGCGGCGGGAATCCGCCGACGCTCGACATTCTCGCCCGTTATCTTTTCCGCACCCAGAGCGGCAAGATCTGGCTGCTGCGCGAGATTTACGGCGTCTTTCTCATGTTCCTGCTGTTTTGGCTTCACAAAACAAGTACGCAGCGTGCCGCTCTCTGGACGTTTTTCATCTCGCTGCCGCTGGTCGCGAGCCGGAGCCTCATGAGCCATGCGGCCGCCGTAAAAGAAGATACTCTCCTCGCGGTCTCTGCCGACGCGGCTCATCTCATCGTGACCGCGCTGTGGGCAGGAGGGTTGCCGGTTCTGCTGTGGGCATTGTGGCGAGGAACAAAACAGTTCCACCTGCCTCTTAGCTGGGCGGCTCAAGCCGTGAGTCGTTTTTCTCGGCTGGCCCTCATTAGCGTGGCCATCCTCGTCCTGACCGGCGCATATCAAAGCTGGATTCACGTCCAGAGTTGGAACGCTCTCTTCGGCAGCCCTTACGGCAAGGTCCTGCTGTTAAAACTTTCGCTCTTCGTATTGATGGCGGGTCTTGGCGCGGTTAATTTTTTCCTAACCCGACCGGCCCTGGCCAACGCAGCGAAGGAAGACCCGCTGCTGCGAAGAAAGGCGTTGCGGAGAATAGGCTCCGAAAGTGCCTTGGGTTTTTTTATTCTTTCCCTAACGGGATTGCTTACGGTTCTTCCGCCGGGCGCTCACTCGCGGCATCAGGCATCCGCTTCGGCTGCAAAAAACGTTGAACCCGCCGACGGCGCCGAGGTGAAGATCCTGTCTCCGAAAGAGGGAGAGACTTTTGCAGGCGACCAAGTGCCGATCTCTTTCAAGCTTGTCAGAGGAAAGCACGGCCATCATGTCCACGCCTACGTGGACGGAGAGCTTGTGGGCATGTTCGAAAGCCAGCGCGGAACCTTGACGGGTATTCCTCCGGGACGTCATACTCTGGAAGTTCGGGTCGTGGCCGACGATCACCAGACGGAGTTGAACGCTAGAGATCAGGTCCAATTTGTGGTGAAATAA
- a CDS encoding vitamin K epoxide reductase family protein has translation MSKASKKTTYGAREAARPIPPRTSPNWLLLGLSLLGMGLTGYLTFSAWQGQAVAFCAAGSACDVALGSQWSKLFGLPTSLWGFFAYASLAGIAFVKRADLHWKLAWMVSLFGVFYSVYLTGVSLIELKSACPYCLSSLVLMSAILGITVYQKPAGLAKFSWTPWLLKTVAVGLLVVVLVHLHYAGIWGTTAQSGDPGLRALADHLAKTDAKFYGASWCPHCQEQKKMFGAAADRLPYVECSPRGPRTPPAAICKNMNIQGYPTWIINGRRFQGLLTPEELAKHSGFQAALR, from the coding sequence TTGAGCAAAGCTTCAAAAAAGACAACGTACGGGGCCAGAGAGGCCGCCCGGCCGATCCCGCCGAGAACCTCACCCAACTGGCTACTCTTGGGCCTGTCGTTGCTCGGGATGGGACTTACGGGTTATCTGACCTTCTCCGCCTGGCAGGGTCAGGCCGTCGCGTTTTGCGCGGCCGGGAGCGCCTGCGACGTGGCCCTGGGCAGTCAATGGTCGAAGCTTTTCGGCCTGCCGACTTCTCTCTGGGGATTTTTTGCCTACGCCTCCCTTGCGGGAATCGCGTTCGTTAAACGCGCCGACCTCCATTGGAAGCTCGCTTGGATGGTTTCACTGTTCGGCGTTTTTTACAGCGTCTATTTGACGGGCGTTTCGCTGATCGAGCTAAAGTCGGCCTGTCCTTATTGTCTCTCCTCGTTGGTCTTGATGAGCGCCATCCTGGGAATAACGGTCTACCAAAAACCGGCGGGCCTTGCCAAATTTTCCTGGACTCCCTGGCTTCTCAAGACGGTTGCCGTCGGGCTTCTCGTTGTGGTTTTGGTCCATCTTCACTACGCCGGAATCTGGGGCACCACGGCGCAATCCGGCGACCCCGGGCTCCGCGCTCTCGCCGATCACCTGGCCAAGACAGACGCGAAATTTTACGGCGCCTCCTGGTGCCCGCATTGCCAGGAGCAAAAAAAGATGTTCGGCGCTGCCGCCGACCGATTGCCCTACGTCGAATGCAGCCCGCGAGGACCTCGCACTCCTCCGGCGGCTATCTGTAAAAATATGAACATCCAAGGCTACCCCACCTGGATCATCAACGGCCGCCGCTTCCAGGGACTTTTGACGCCGGAAGAATTAGCCAAACACAGCGGTTTTCAGGCAGCGCTTCGTTGA